From the Kitasatospora viridis genome, one window contains:
- a CDS encoding flavin-containing monooxygenase — protein sequence MAARRTPTPRTPEPAPHLRVVVIGSGFGGIGAGVRLRRAGITDFVILERADSVGGTWRDNSYPGCACDVPSHLYSFSFALNPDWPRSFSGQQDIRDYLERVTDTYGLRPHLRLGHEVTEARWEAEHARWRVSTSRGSWTCDALVSATGPLSDPQIPAVPGLADFPGQVFHSSQWDHDLDLTGKRVAVIGTGASAIQIVPSIQPKVAELTVFQRTPAWVLPKLDRRITELEKRIHRAVPATTALRRAALFAARELQVDAFVRRPGLLRLVQRMAERHLAQQVADPALRARLTPDYRIGCKRILLSQSYYPALAAPNAEVVASGLREVRGSTLVAEDGTETEADAIVFGTGFHVTDTPIAGRVFGDRGQSLAEEWKPEGMEALRGTTVRGFPNLFLVIGPNTGLGNSSMILMIESSLTYLVEALTTLQSVGATALQPTERAQRHWNQRLQHKMSRTVWTTGGCRSWYLTESGKNTTLWPGSTGSYRRATKRIDLTEYELIKRQPAPAATKQEATA from the coding sequence ATGGCAGCCCGTCGTACCCCCACCCCGCGCACCCCCGAACCCGCCCCCCACCTGCGGGTCGTCGTCATCGGATCCGGATTCGGCGGCATCGGCGCCGGAGTGCGCCTGCGCCGCGCCGGGATCACCGACTTCGTGATCCTGGAGCGGGCCGACTCCGTCGGCGGCACCTGGCGCGACAACAGCTACCCCGGCTGCGCCTGCGACGTCCCCTCGCACCTCTACTCCTTCTCCTTCGCGCTCAACCCCGACTGGCCGCGCAGCTTCTCCGGCCAGCAGGACATCCGCGACTACCTGGAGCGGGTCACCGACACCTACGGCCTGCGCCCGCACCTGCGGCTCGGCCACGAGGTCACCGAGGCCCGCTGGGAGGCCGAGCACGCCCGCTGGCGGGTCAGCACCAGCCGGGGCAGCTGGACCTGCGACGCGCTGGTCTCCGCCACCGGCCCGCTCTCCGACCCGCAGATCCCGGCCGTCCCCGGCCTCGCCGACTTCCCCGGCCAGGTCTTCCACTCCTCCCAGTGGGACCACGACCTCGACCTGACCGGCAAGCGGGTCGCCGTGATCGGCACCGGCGCCTCGGCGATCCAGATCGTCCCGTCCATCCAGCCCAAGGTCGCCGAGCTGACGGTCTTCCAGCGCACCCCCGCCTGGGTGCTGCCCAAGCTGGACCGGCGGATCACCGAGCTGGAGAAGCGGATCCACCGGGCCGTGCCGGCCACCACCGCACTGCGCCGGGCCGCGCTGTTCGCCGCCCGCGAGCTCCAGGTGGACGCCTTCGTCCGGCGCCCCGGCCTGCTCAGGCTGGTCCAGCGGATGGCCGAGCGGCACCTCGCCCAGCAGGTCGCCGACCCGGCGCTGCGGGCCCGGCTGACCCCCGACTACCGGATCGGCTGCAAGCGGATCCTGCTCAGTCAGAGCTACTACCCGGCGCTCGCCGCCCCCAACGCCGAGGTGGTCGCCAGCGGCCTGCGCGAGGTGCGCGGCTCCACCCTGGTGGCCGAGGACGGCACCGAGACCGAGGCCGACGCGATCGTCTTCGGCACCGGCTTCCACGTCACCGACACGCCGATCGCCGGCCGGGTCTTCGGCGACCGGGGCCAGAGCCTGGCCGAGGAGTGGAAGCCCGAGGGCATGGAGGCGCTGCGCGGCACCACGGTGCGCGGCTTCCCCAACCTGTTCCTGGTGATCGGCCCCAACACCGGCCTCGGCAACAGCTCGATGATCCTGATGATCGAGTCCTCGCTGACCTACCTGGTGGAGGCGCTGACCACCCTCCAGTCGGTCGGCGCCACCGCGCTGCAGCCCACCGAGCGGGCCCAGCGGCACTGGAACCAGCGGCTCCAGCACAAGATGTCCCGCACCGTCTGGACCACCGGCGGCTGCCGCAGCTGGTACCTCACCGAGAGCGGCAAGAACACCACCCTGTGGCCCGGCTCCACCGGCTCCTACCGCCGCGCCACCAAGCGCATCGACCTGACGGAGTACGAGCTGATCAAGCGTCAGCCCGCCCCCGCCGCCACGAAGCAGGAGGCCACCGCGTGA
- a CDS encoding MerR family transcriptional regulator, with product MAQTENEPEQAREYRVEELAEAAGITTRTLRFYRERKLLPPPRKEGRIAWYGEAHLARLRMIAELLERGHTLGGIAELIGAGERGREVAELIGLADAIISPWSDETPVSLGWTELRAAFGDQLTEANTAESLAQGYITVTDDGITHVSRRLMDATVALVHEDIPLAAVLDTARKAQEFADAIAEVFVGLIRDQLLGALAAEEPLPPGEAAHLTEQLHRIRPLARTVADAQIGLALDRRVRAEYEELLRRHRTG from the coding sequence GTGGCGCAGACCGAGAACGAGCCGGAGCAGGCCCGCGAGTACCGGGTGGAGGAGCTCGCCGAGGCCGCCGGGATCACCACCCGCACGCTCCGCTTCTACCGCGAGCGCAAGCTGCTCCCGCCACCGCGCAAGGAGGGCCGGATCGCCTGGTACGGCGAGGCCCACCTGGCCCGGCTGCGGATGATCGCCGAGCTGCTGGAGCGCGGCCACACCCTCGGCGGCATCGCCGAGCTGATCGGCGCCGGCGAGCGCGGGCGCGAGGTGGCCGAGCTGATCGGCCTGGCCGACGCGATCATCTCCCCCTGGTCCGACGAGACCCCGGTCTCGCTCGGCTGGACCGAGCTGCGCGCCGCCTTCGGCGACCAGCTGACCGAGGCCAACACCGCCGAGTCGCTGGCCCAGGGCTACATCACCGTCACCGACGACGGGATCACCCACGTCAGCCGGCGGCTGATGGACGCCACCGTGGCCCTGGTCCACGAGGACATCCCGCTGGCGGCCGTGCTCGACACCGCCCGCAAGGCGCAGGAGTTCGCCGACGCGATCGCCGAGGTGTTCGTCGGCCTGATCCGCGACCAACTGCTCGGCGCGCTCGCCGCGGAGGAGCCGCTGCCGCCGGGCGAGGCGGCCCACCTGACCGAGCAGCTGCACCGGATCCGCCCGCTGGCCCGCACCGTGGCCGACGCCCAGATCGGGCTCGCCCTGGACCGCCGGGTGCGCGCGGAGTACGAGGAACTGCTGCGCCGTCACCGGACGGGGTGA
- a CDS encoding inositol monophosphatase family protein: MEKVAEILSEASAEAVEPRFRALAAGEVMEKAPGDVVTVADREAELIITRRLRELLPVPVVGEEAVAADPALARALHTEPACWLVDPVDGTANFVAGRPDFAVMASLVRDGEAVASWIWQPMTRTSYVAELGAGAWRDGHRLTRAPAGERPQQWRGSVKHYLRRPGLFPGLDTRIPAFGQLTGGRRSAGMEYPLVADGELEFLLYWHTLPWDHAPGSLLVREAGGVSARLDGSPYRADPPGGVDGLLVACDPQTWERTRAILLGLPE; this comes from the coding sequence ATGGAGAAGGTGGCGGAGATCCTCAGCGAGGCGTCCGCCGAGGCCGTCGAGCCGCGGTTCCGGGCCCTGGCGGCGGGCGAGGTGATGGAGAAGGCTCCGGGCGACGTGGTGACCGTCGCCGACCGGGAGGCCGAGCTGATCATCACCCGCCGGCTGCGCGAGCTGCTGCCGGTGCCGGTGGTCGGCGAGGAGGCGGTGGCGGCCGACCCGGCACTGGCCCGGGCGCTGCACACCGAGCCCGCCTGCTGGCTGGTCGACCCGGTGGACGGCACCGCCAACTTCGTCGCCGGCCGCCCCGACTTCGCCGTGATGGCCTCGCTGGTCCGGGACGGCGAGGCGGTGGCCTCCTGGATCTGGCAGCCGATGACCCGCACCAGCTACGTGGCCGAACTCGGCGCCGGGGCCTGGCGGGACGGCCACCGGCTGACCCGGGCGCCGGCCGGCGAGCGGCCGCAGCAGTGGCGCGGCTCGGTCAAGCACTACCTGCGCCGCCCCGGCCTCTTCCCCGGCCTGGACACCCGAATACCGGCCTTCGGCCAGCTGACCGGCGGCAGGCGCTCGGCCGGCATGGAGTACCCCCTGGTGGCCGACGGCGAGCTGGAGTTCCTGCTCTACTGGCACACCCTCCCGTGGGACCACGCCCCCGGCTCGCTGCTGGTGCGCGAGGCCGGCGGCGTCTCGGCCCGGCTCGACGGCTCCCCCTACCGGGCCGACCCGCCGGGCGGCGTGGACGGTCTGCTGGTCGCCTGCGACCCGCAGACCTGGGAGCGGACCCGGGCGATCCTGCTGGGCCTGCCCGAGTAG
- a CDS encoding cytochrome P450, which translates to MSASAVPFPLARRGDLLDPQALRLCAEQPITRVRTMTGDPAWLVSSHRLAVQVLEDERFSLKDTANPGVPRQYALTIPPEVVNNMGNINSAGLREAVMKALSPRADRELDGWLTAEAERLLDAVRAEGAPADLRSAFADPYSAALHCRLLGIPATDWRRLMAGIDLAFVTSPQPFEGSAPNWYKDLGYLVDHLKAGPTQGLLGRFAPLRASVDDELLATVALSLFGAGAVSTSAFLQYAIIALAERPELADRLRAEPELIGRAVEELLRVNLSIGDALPRLALADVRVGGELVRAGELVLVLVEGANHDPAVFPDPERIDFDRADGPHLSFGAGRHFCPASALGRTHAQIALTVLVERLPGLRLALPADQLAWRPGFIKRLPERLPVLW; encoded by the coding sequence GTGAGTGCCAGCGCTGTCCCGTTCCCGCTCGCCCGGCGCGGCGACCTGCTCGACCCGCAGGCGCTGCGGCTCTGCGCCGAGCAGCCGATCACCCGGGTCCGCACCATGACCGGCGACCCCGCCTGGCTGGTGAGCAGCCACCGACTGGCCGTCCAGGTGCTGGAGGACGAGCGGTTCAGCCTCAAGGACACCGCCAACCCGGGCGTGCCGCGGCAGTACGCGCTGACCATCCCGCCGGAGGTGGTCAACAACATGGGCAACATCAACAGCGCGGGCCTGCGCGAGGCCGTCATGAAGGCGCTCTCGCCGCGCGCCGACCGGGAGTTGGACGGCTGGCTGACCGCCGAGGCGGAGCGCCTGCTGGACGCCGTCCGGGCCGAGGGCGCGCCCGCCGACCTGCGCTCCGCCTTCGCGGACCCGTACTCGGCGGCGCTGCACTGCCGGTTGCTGGGGATCCCGGCCACCGACTGGCGCCGGCTGATGGCCGGGATCGACCTGGCCTTCGTCACCAGCCCGCAGCCCTTCGAAGGGTCGGCCCCCAACTGGTACAAGGACCTCGGCTACCTGGTCGACCACCTGAAGGCCGGCCCGACGCAGGGCCTGCTCGGCCGGTTCGCACCGCTGCGGGCCTCGGTCGACGACGAGCTGCTCGCCACCGTCGCGCTCTCGCTCTTCGGCGCGGGCGCGGTGAGCACCTCGGCCTTCCTGCAGTACGCGATCATCGCGCTGGCCGAGCGCCCCGAGCTGGCCGACCGGCTGCGTGCCGAACCCGAGCTGATCGGGCGGGCGGTGGAGGAGCTGCTGCGGGTCAACCTGTCGATCGGGGACGCGCTGCCCCGGCTCGCGCTCGCCGACGTGCGCGTGGGCGGGGAGCTGGTGCGGGCCGGGGAGCTGGTGCTGGTGCTGGTGGAGGGGGCCAACCACGACCCGGCCGTCTTCCCGGACCCGGAGCGGATCGACTTCGACCGGGCGGACGGCCCGCACCTGTCCTTCGGCGCCGGCCGGCACTTCTGCCCGGCCTCCGCGCTCGGCCGCACCCACGCGCAGATCGCCCTGACCGTGCTGGTGGAGCGGCTGCCCGGGCTGCGCCTCGCCCTGCCGGCGGACCAGCTGGCCTGGCGGCCCGGCTTCATCAAGCGGCTGCCCGAGCGGCTGCCCGTGCTCTGGTAG